cgctgttggtaaaacttaatggatgtttgaataaacgagaggtggagtcaatgctGGTCAAATTGCTTGAccgtgtacgttccataatatGTTACGTCGGAAGTTTTTGACTTTTTTAACACACCTAAGCTAGCAATTTTACTACTGTGATTTTTGGATTGACTTGGTTTATTCGCTCAaccgattctttattttatttaagatcAACTTTTCCGAAGAACCCATGATTTTTATGCctgtaaatatttttgaaatttaaaaccaCAAATTTGAAACGTgctattttttttaagattggctTAACATTTGCTGGATTTTGCacaaacatcgggtgaatttttcaggccgtttcacacgtgcagcacttttccgATTTTTGAAATCAAGCTTTTCGCGCACGGTAATGGCGACTCTGTGGGTTTAAAAGTGTATCCGTTCCTGTACTTCTTTGACATCTGGCTTGGGTTGACATTCCGTTTCCTCCTGTTCCAGGATAAGGAGAGGGTAATCGAATGTCAACCCAAGTCAGATGTCAAAGTACAGGACGGATGCACTTTAAATCAACAGAACCGCCATTTATAAATGCCTGCGCTTCAGATTGCGCAACTGGcgcgctgtatagcgcatctgGTTGCGAACAATATGCACTAGTGGCGCAATGATGCGCTAAAAGTTGAACGCGAGTAAAATCAGTTTTCGCGTGTTCGAAATTCGATTTTTAACCAATAGAAGataagtccaaccccgtactgtttaccgtttttaattaaattgcttttagaatttttgagaagagttataaaaacttcttcgtatagtttcccgtggagatttttttgattatcatctttctccttcttcttcttcgtggaACATCAAAGCGCCGTCGTTTGGCAGCGCCACTTGGAGAAGGCGGGTCACCCCGCTTGGCATGTGTAACATTCTTCGAATAGTAATCTTGTAGAATGTTGGTTCACTTGTTCACGATGATATTTTcacaagcttcttcttcttctatggctttaCCTTAAAACTgaaacttgacctgcttttcaaattctattagcatttcctcaattTATAagttgaaagctttctatgtccgccattgcatgagtatgtatcttgtgtggcaagtacaatgcattacatacattatgcccagggagtcgagaatgttttccactcggaaaacatcctagacaggaccgAGAAACAACATCCCCACCttaggattggcaatcctacgcctttgcacgcaaggctaGTTGGATACCCTAAGGACGCTATAACAATTTcgaaatatcaaaattatatccgTTATATTAAAGATAGATTTAAATTCGGTGGTCTAGTGACTCCCGTTTCTGGCTTATGAGTCAGGAGGTCGTGATTTTAAACCCAGGGTTATCCATTTCAGTGCATGTGAAAGGTCAGGCACATGCTGCGGCGAGCGCGTGATCATTCGAAGGTTGACGAGTGAGTATGAGTCACATACTGCAAGCGTCATACAATAACTAATGCCAGCCTGGGGCAGGATATTTACGTTCATTTCACTTACCCAATGAAATTTAATAACTTAGCATAGAAGGCTAGGCCCATTGTAGACATCGCACAATAGATCTAGGTAGGATATGTCTTTCCAGAGAATCATAGTGTTGTTGTTcttattgtttgttttttcaCGAAGTTAACATTTCAACAATCCGAGGCCAGTTGCTCCCTTTGGCGATTCTTCTCTGATGCTGTCGTTCCAAATCTGTATCCTTTGCTAAGCGATTTCGGCAACTCAATATTTGTGGTAGTAGCAGAGTCGCTATATGAACCTGTTCCGGCCAGATCCCATCTCCTGTGAAATGGAAGTCGAACTCAATCATGTAGAGGCATAACGAAAGCATTTGCGACGGTGTCACGTCAGTCAGTTCAATGCCAAATTCATCAtgcttttttctcatttctttgCACTTCATAAGGTTTTCCAGTTTACTGCTAATGCGTGGTCTGTAGTttggaaatgattattttattaaaGTAACTATCACTGCTTGACATGTTAATACTTACAAAGGATACAGCATTATTTGAATGTTTTCGTAAATAGTGCTCGGCGAAAATCCTTTACTTTTGAGGTACTCTAGGGTTTCTTGCATCTGTACAACTGGTACATGGAACCAATAAGGATGTCGCTTCAATTGCTCGAGAACTTTATTGTCTTGCCATCCAAATGCCACGTTGATATAATGTTTGACGTCTCTCCAATGCGTTTTGTCATAACCATCCCGGACGTATCTgcgaaataataaataatttttcatttatgAATTCTAAATAAATTGCTCCCTAAGCAGACAATCTGATATTTTAGCAAAAAATTAATAATGGTACCCGTCCttataacaaaacaaaacaaaatatataCGAGTAACGTTACTCCGAAAtacatacttttcaaaattctgCGTGTGACTAGACAGAATATTTAAGGAGAAACATCGAACTTTCAACTGCTGTAAGAAGTCCAACCGTAGTGTGGCTTTTGTTTGGTACGCAATTAATTTCGTAATTCTGGGATGTTTCGAGAGCACGTCGAATTCTTTCGTTTTCTTCAACTGCTCCAATCGACCTTTAATCGTACTGGACGATAGCGTCAGAATAGTGGAATATTTAAGAATTCCTGCTTCGTCGATTCCAAACGCGCGGAAATGATCCAGTATTTGCCTCACTGAATCGCACGACACCATCATGATCTTCGGTTGTTTCAGCATCAAATGTCTTATGTCCATTTGGGCTATCTGTGGCACAACATCCGGATAGCGCAGCAAGTTTTCCGGATCAGCGTGTAGGAGGTAGAGGTTCCGTATGATTTTATTTCGACTAAATTTGTAGTCACGCTCCAAAATATCTATCACTCGCTGAGTGTTTCCAAAGCTTTTATGCTTAATCCTAGAATATGTCTTCCATAATTTGTCCAATTCCTCATCTGTGAATTGTAATCGTTGTCGAAGAAATGCGTTGATGAATTGGTTACGGATGAATTGCAAACACATGTCGTCACTGTAATCAATTTCGGGTTTAAGTTCGATGTCAAACTGCTTGCCAAGTTGATCCATAATGCTCAGATCAAACGGAATGAGTTTATAATCTTTAAGAACCTTCACTTTTGCCTTACAATTGATACATATTTTACGATGGCATCGAGCTTTAATGTTTCCACAAATCCACACTCCCGCAGGATTGTGGATCTATTCTCGAGGTCGTCAAGTGCACTGTGAACAGCAATGGGTGTTTGAGGATGTCTTCCGTAGTTGCATTCAAATACTTGAAATATGCAATCTTACGACGCACGTCATCTGGTTCTAAATCTTTGAGAAAGCTGTTTTCACTAAATATTTTGTACATAGTAGATTCATTCATATCTGTAATATAATGCTTGATAAATAATGCACTCAGGGGGATATTGCGATTCTTACCCAGAAGAGGACAGAATAATTTTGTTGCCTCATAAAAGTTGTTGAACCCCGTTCCGGAACAAAACAGACGATTGATGTGGTGTTTGTTGTTTAGTAGAACTCTTAACttatacattatattttattttaactcTCGATAAAATAGctggaaatatttatttattatcgacACATTTCGCACATTTTCAGACAAATTTGTAgtcttgtttttgttttgttgttgctCTGATGTAGAGATGtcccaaattaatcgattacttcgattaatcgattcatcattgtgataatcgattaattttgaatcgattattacccaacaactaatgctacgttttgacagggcaagtgaattgaacaactcagttgaattcaattgacttgccaaaagttgaacatgttcaactttcttttcgttcaagtgaattgaattaaggtgtttatacgttcagttcgcgttcaattcaagcgacttgctcaattcacttgccttgtctaaacgtagcataatgctacgttttgacagggcaagtgaattgaacaactcacaCGGATAACTTCGtaaactcattaatgagtaaaaataTAACCATTTTTGGATCTTGTATTGAGCTGTCAGAAAATggggaaaatttgacaacttGAAGTGGGTGAAAAAACACCCATTTTGAGAATGTTGACCGACTTCGGAAAAGTTTATTTGTAAACCCATAAATGGGTGAAAAAAGTCTTGTGAATTTCTCGTATCAAAATTAGCTACCAATTGCGTGTTGCGGCGTTGCAGAAGTTTGAAGGATCTTTGTTAGTGCACGGATAAATTTAAATAACCTATTTCgcttattttttaatatttatcttACTTATGTCTTTTATATGTATTGCAAAGATTAAAAAATAAGTACTGCAATATTAGTTTTTAGGCTAGCTAAGATTatcaataatataatcattCATTGGCTTATCCCCTATCGTCAAATTCTAACTTGTACATTTTTCGATCGTATTGAAGCCGTTGAGTAAGTGGTTGCTGCAGATAATTGTTAAAATGTCCAGCACAAAGAGTAAGTTTTTATAAGAAGTATGAATTTATCGAATTTAAAGTACGAATTATTTCTCAATTAACTATTCCTAGATCATATTACACATCAAATTTCACGGCCGATTCCTGGAAATATCGCCATCGACTCGACATCGGAATCGGCTCGAACCAGAAGACAGCGAAAGCGGGGAAAGTTCGTCAAAAATACTTGTTCAAAAGAATATAACACGTCACAGCAAGAGTTGTAAGCGAAATGGAATCGTCCGCACTCGGATGGCGGTAATTTGAAGCTGCCGCTTTTGCAGCACGGTAGATTAAAGTTTAATCTCTTtagattatttatttttatccgtgtgcacggataaaaataaataatctaAAGAGATTAAACTTTAATCTAAAACCATATTCAGTCTATCCACTCATTCTAATGATTATTTTTATAGTAAGATTTGCAATGCTTAATATGCGTTTAATCCTTTGGGATGCATATTTCCTTTTTAATATTTGAGAGCCTTCTTTTTTGACAGATTTGTTGTTCCAAGATtaaaaccaaaaacaaaaaatcaagtgGAATTGAAAATGATCCAAAATAACTATATACACAGTACattatttcatatttatttatttgataagtATTAGAAAAGGAACATTCATTTTCTACATATTTAAGTAGGTACCGATAAGTGATATTTCTTCAAAGACTCGGGCAACGCATTGCTTACTTTTTAGCAACAGATTCGCCTTCCGACGCCAAAGTGAATGCATGTATTTAACTTGATGAAAATTCCGATGCGTTCTCGTAGCATGCTGCAAAAGCGGCAGCATCAAATTACCGCCATCCGAGTGCGGACGATTCCATTTCGCTTACAACTCTTGCTGTGACGTGTTATATTCTTTTGAACAAGTATTTTTCACGAACTCCATGCAGAAGTTTAAACGTAAGTAATTCACAACATTTGCAATTAAATCTCAGTAAATCATGTtcgttttttatatttattaggTTCGAAACCGAAGGAAATGCATCTTTAACCACACCACGACGAGGGTTGCCtggatttaaaaaatatcattatatTACTTCATTATACATCATCATACTAAAATAAATAAGTTTGAGCATTTTATTTGTCGTACTCTTCCTTAAAACTGCAACAAATcccattcttttcattattcattCTGGCTCCATTCTCAAAAATGGgagttttttacccattttcaacaaaaatcaattctaaaaaatgggtaaaaatgcaacattttttgacatatactgcgtttactcattaatgagtaaatcgtggtttactcattaaatgagtagatccacttattcccCGAAATGGGTGAAAATTTACCCTTTAATGAGTTTACGAGGTTATccgtgagttgaattcaattgacttgccaaaagttgaacatgttcaactttcttttcgttcacgtgaattgaattaagatgTTTACACGTTCCATTCGCGTtggattcaagcgacttgctcaattcacttgccttgtctaaacgtagcataagggtcggtacaaatatttattacgtaacgcaatagggggtggggggttgtttgatttttgttacgctttgttacgcaaaatatagggggtgggggtccttcgaaatattgttacgcgtaacaactTATTTGcctagagaaaaaatattttaaaaattaaaaattttgttatgtttgaaaAAGCATGATATATGCATTATATAATGATGTATGGCACCGTCCTTCAAATTCTACTAATAA
This DNA window, taken from Armigeres subalbatus isolate Guangzhou_Male unplaced genomic scaffold, GZ_Asu_2 Contig632, whole genome shotgun sequence, encodes the following:
- the LOC134204503 gene encoding LOW QUALITY PROTEIN: transcription termination factor 5, mitochondrial-like (The sequence of the model RefSeq protein was modified relative to this genomic sequence to represent the inferred CDS: inserted 3 bases in 3 codons), giving the protein MYKLRVLLNNKHHINRLFCSGTGFNNFYEATKLFCPLLDMNESTMYKIFSENSFLKDLEPDDVRRKIAYFKYLNATTEDILKHPLLFTVHLTTXENRSTILRECGFVETLKLDAIVKYVSIVRQKXKVLKDYKLIPFDLSIMDQLGKQFDIELKPEIDYSDDMCLQFIRNQFINAFLRQRLQFTDEELDKLWKTYSRIKHKSFGNTQRVIDILERDYKFSRNKIIRNLYLLHADPENLLRYPDVVPQIAQMDIRHLMLKQPKIMMVSCDSVRQILDHFRAFGIDEAGILKYSTILTLSSSTIKGRLEQLKKTKEFDVLSKHPRITKLIAYQTKATLRLDFLQQLKVRCFSLNILSSHTQNFEKYVRDGYDKTHWRDVKHYINVAFGWQDNKVLEQLKRHPYWFHVPVVQMQETLEYLKSKGFSPSTIYENIQIMLYPLPRISSKLENLMKCKEMRKKHDEFGIELTDVTPSQMLSLCLYMIEFDFHFTGDGIWPEQVXYSDSATTTNIELPKSLSKGYRFGTTASEKNRQREQLASDC